A section of the Cuniculiplasma divulgatum genome encodes:
- a CDS encoding glucose 1-dehydrogenase produces MADDSRKVSYGTGINMELKGKIALVTGSSSGLGMEIAKYLARAGATVAIHYHSEKLQAEQLAGEINSNGGRAAVFGGDVSNRAEVEAIFTSIDRQLGSVDILVNNAGIDGKRELCGDDNPDDWERVIAINLMGPYYCAREAVKRMKKSGHGVIINITSVHEFVPWSGYTAYSSAKAGLSMFTKTLAQEVSESGIRVVAVAPGAIKTPINKDVWGNPDTYRDLLTKIAMPRMGETSDIAQAVTFLASDMASYITGTTLVVDGGMLIYPAFKHGG; encoded by the coding sequence ATGGCAGATGACAGCAGAAAGGTGTCCTACGGCACCGGCATAAACATGGAACTTAAGGGCAAAATTGCGCTTGTCACCGGATCGAGCTCAGGTCTTGGCATGGAGATTGCGAAATATCTGGCAAGAGCCGGAGCAACAGTGGCAATTCACTATCATTCTGAGAAGCTTCAGGCTGAGCAACTTGCAGGAGAAATAAACAGCAACGGCGGCAGGGCAGCTGTTTTTGGCGGGGATGTTTCAAACAGGGCGGAGGTTGAAGCCATATTCACAAGCATTGACCGTCAGTTAGGATCTGTGGACATTCTGGTTAACAATGCCGGAATAGACGGAAAAAGGGAGCTCTGCGGTGATGACAACCCCGATGACTGGGAAAGGGTCATTGCCATAAACCTGATGGGTCCATACTACTGCGCCAGAGAGGCTGTGAAGAGGATGAAAAAATCTGGACATGGCGTCATCATAAACATCACGTCTGTGCATGAGTTTGTCCCCTGGTCTGGCTATACGGCGTACAGCAGTGCCAAGGCAGGTCTGTCCATGTTCACCAAGACGCTTGCACAGGAAGTTTCCGAATCCGGCATCAGGGTCGTTGCTGTGGCACCGGGGGCAATAAAGACGCCAATAAACAAGGATGTGTGGGGGAATCCGGACACTTACAGGGACCTCCTTACAAAGATTGCAATGCCCAGAATGGGGGAGACATCTGATATTGCTCAGGCAGTGACATTCCTGGCCAGCGACATGGCCTCATACATTACGGGCACTACCCTGGTGGTTGACGGCGGCATGCTTATTTATCCGGCTTTCAAGCATGGCGGATAA
- a CDS encoding MFS transporter, with protein MSGKESMSSLENEGLPVNVWYISLSAFFADFGYQAVIVGFPLFIVLILKAPVYYYGIAEALNYGVGSLFAYYGGRLASRYGSRKIAIVGNSLIPILSFTGFAGTVYEAVAIFAGGWWARNFRSPARRALMSESVSEGNRSRAYGLLHGLDVGGGILATLVFISMVSLGYPFRTVFIITIIPIVISTFMLILVKHDAGKNAKSSVGKSQRRPFFSGVIISSALFGFGYYSMGFLVLTVALVTSKIVLGALSYTIFLAVSASVGFLMSRIKLKREALPLGLLGYILAGFGALLYALSLIEKLPLASFYLSTVVIGLGTGFTEVFEPTIISKVSENIGRGMGWLTASRSAGLFAANIIMGFLYFVDPAYLYLYAFAVAIIAGLIVIITGRTYDRELLAEPQA; from the coding sequence ATGTCAGGAAAGGAAAGTATGTCCAGTCTTGAAAACGAAGGCCTGCCAGTAAATGTATGGTACATATCATTATCAGCATTTTTCGCGGATTTTGGGTACCAGGCCGTCATTGTAGGCTTTCCTCTCTTCATAGTGCTTATCTTGAAGGCGCCAGTATATTACTACGGGATTGCAGAAGCCTTGAACTATGGTGTTGGGTCACTTTTTGCATATTATGGGGGAAGACTGGCATCCAGATACGGGAGCAGGAAGATTGCCATAGTGGGAAATTCCCTGATTCCCATACTGTCATTCACAGGATTTGCTGGCACTGTTTATGAAGCAGTGGCCATATTTGCAGGGGGTTGGTGGGCAAGGAACTTCAGGTCACCTGCCAGAAGAGCACTGATGAGCGAATCTGTTTCCGAAGGCAACAGGTCAAGAGCTTATGGCTTATTGCACGGACTTGATGTGGGTGGTGGAATACTTGCCACGCTTGTTTTCATTTCCATGGTATCACTTGGCTATCCGTTCAGGACCGTCTTCATTATCACAATTATTCCAATCGTCATTTCCACATTCATGCTCATACTGGTGAAACATGATGCTGGTAAAAATGCGAAATCTTCCGTTGGAAAAAGTCAGCGCAGGCCATTCTTCAGCGGCGTAATCATCTCGTCAGCGCTTTTTGGCTTTGGATACTACAGCATGGGTTTTCTGGTTCTCACGGTTGCACTTGTCACATCCAAAATTGTGCTGGGAGCTTTATCTTACACCATTTTCCTCGCAGTCTCAGCGTCGGTTGGATTCCTCATGTCAAGAATAAAGCTGAAGCGGGAGGCTCTTCCACTTGGCCTGCTGGGCTACATACTTGCAGGATTTGGTGCTCTCCTCTATGCCCTGTCCCTGATTGAAAAATTGCCACTGGCATCATTCTATCTGTCAACAGTTGTCATCGGACTTGGAACAGGCTTTACGGAAGTTTTTGAGCCCACAATAATCTCAAAGGTTTCAGAGAACATAGGGAGGGGAATGGGCTGGCTTACAGCCTCAAGGAGTGCCGGATTGTTTGCCGCCAATATAATAATGGGTTTCCTTTATTTTGTTGATCCTGCGTATTTATATCTTTATGCTTTTGCGGTGGCTATAATTGCCGGCCTGATTGTCATAATTACAGGACGGACATATGATAGGGAACTCCTTGCTGAGCCACAGGCATAA
- a CDS encoding amidohydrolase family protein, with product MVSTEKIDVFNHVYPESYFNFFSKRPAMMDEQAKRLPELVNMKNRIQVMDRLHISREIISLALPDIDDLELDAERSLEVMKAANNGMHETASQSEGRFLAIGTVSLADPDAAIAEATRCIRELKMLGIQIVSNVHGEPLGSPRFEPFYTAMEELGKPIWIHPTFMRQSYPWLREFNTGIMVGWDFDTTLAMIHLVGSGVIARHRKLKFVVHHLGSLVPLLGGRISTFLDNNTPGKKQDEDSESLSYLKSFYVDTAEGMSMPWIRSALEFFGVDHIMFGTDFPWGDSDQIIENIESLPISEEDKRTIFNGNARNIIGL from the coding sequence ATGGTTAGCACTGAGAAAATAGATGTATTCAACCATGTTTACCCTGAGAGCTATTTCAATTTCTTTTCCAAACGCCCTGCCATGATGGATGAGCAGGCAAAGAGGCTCCCTGAACTTGTGAACATGAAGAACAGGATCCAGGTAATGGACAGGCTCCACATCAGCAGGGAGATTATTTCTCTGGCACTTCCTGACATTGATGACCTGGAGCTTGATGCAGAGCGATCGCTGGAAGTAATGAAAGCAGCCAACAATGGCATGCATGAAACAGCGAGCCAGAGTGAGGGAAGATTCCTTGCAATTGGCACCGTATCCCTTGCCGATCCGGATGCGGCCATAGCTGAAGCCACAAGATGTATCAGGGAACTGAAGATGCTGGGTATCCAGATTGTATCCAACGTTCATGGTGAGCCACTTGGCTCGCCACGATTTGAACCATTTTACACTGCAATGGAAGAGCTGGGAAAACCTATCTGGATTCATCCCACTTTCATGAGGCAGTCTTACCCATGGCTCCGAGAATTCAATACCGGCATCATGGTTGGATGGGACTTTGATACAACACTTGCCATGATACATCTTGTAGGGTCCGGTGTTATTGCCAGGCACAGGAAGCTGAAATTCGTGGTGCATCATCTTGGATCACTGGTACCACTGCTCGGTGGAAGAATCTCAACTTTCCTTGACAATAATACTCCTGGGAAAAAGCAGGATGAGGACTCTGAATCCCTTTCGTACCTGAAGTCATTTTACGTTGACACTGCCGAAGGAATGTCAATGCCCTGGATCAGAAGTGCACTGGAATTCTTCGGCGTGGACCACATAATGTTTGGAACTGATTTTCCATGGGGGGATTCAGACCAGATAATAGAGAACATTGAATCACTTCCAATAAGTGAGGAGGACAAGAGGACTATATTCAATGGCAATGCCAGGAATATCATAGGCCTCTGA
- a CDS encoding CopD family protein: MDILFLVILWIHAFTALFFVGGSFFIWIVVWPATFRISDDEKVRTKILGHVGRIFGTATDISVAILILTGLYLGYGYLPKLSDLTTTTGGQLLLAKGIIVVIMLVLMYANNIYHGKRLVRLSQEGKFDEMKRIRRITHMASFITLGLMVVIVLIAFTLPFYYP, translated from the coding sequence ATGGATATCCTCTTTCTGGTGATACTGTGGATACACGCTTTCACAGCCCTTTTCTTCGTGGGTGGTTCCTTCTTCATATGGATCGTTGTCTGGCCAGCCACATTCAGGATTTCAGATGACGAGAAAGTCAGGACAAAAATCCTCGGCCATGTGGGGAGGATATTCGGAACCGCCACCGATATTTCTGTTGCCATACTTATACTGACGGGCCTGTATCTGGGCTATGGATATCTGCCGAAGCTTTCCGATCTCACCACTACCACCGGAGGCCAGTTGCTGCTTGCAAAGGGTATCATCGTTGTAATAATGCTTGTGCTGATGTACGCCAATAACATTTATCACGGAAAGAGACTCGTCAGGCTCTCACAGGAGGGGAAGTTTGACGAGATGAAAAGAATCAGGCGCATCACGCATATGGCATCATTCATAACTCTTGGCCTGATGGTTGTCATAGTGCTCATTGCATTCACGCTGCCCTTTTACTATCCCTGA
- a CDS encoding DEAD/DEAH box helicase family protein yields MNIAFSRGTLILNEVQGNVPPYIVYDDRIGAYRTEAFRYSQVVKKFPDARDDVFSSSSVNVRHSETLRPYQKKAVDLWAANQNAGVVVLPTAAGKTHIGIEAIARLSTTTLVVAPTIELVQQWRDKLSRTFGVKVGQIGGGEKDIEDISVSTYDSAYLMAESLGNRFRFLLVDEVHHLASERYLEIAKMYASPYRMGLTATYERTDMLHENLEEVMGGKIFELGYEELTEYLSDYDIIRIPVDLEPEEEEEYERNRNIFISYLRRHRITLRGPWDFEKFILSSWNPEGREALLAWRTAREIAFNARVKVDTVRYVLSKHRNQKTIIFSEDTDTAYMISKECLIPCITYLTPGPERKEYLEMFKAGRVTALATSRVLDEGIDVPDASVGIVLSGSGSTRQFRQRLGRLLRPSGEKHSVLYEIVAKGTSEYGTSKRRRKGVPSSTDDSSQK; encoded by the coding sequence ATGAATATAGCCTTCAGCCGTGGTACGCTTATCCTGAACGAAGTTCAGGGAAATGTTCCCCCATACATTGTGTACGATGACCGGATTGGGGCATACCGCACCGAGGCTTTCAGGTATTCACAGGTCGTGAAAAAGTTTCCAGATGCAAGGGATGATGTCTTCAGCTCCTCATCTGTAAATGTCAGGCACAGTGAAACCCTGAGACCCTACCAGAAAAAAGCTGTGGATCTCTGGGCAGCTAACCAGAATGCAGGGGTTGTTGTTCTTCCAACTGCAGCAGGAAAAACTCATATAGGGATTGAGGCAATTGCGCGCCTTTCCACAACAACACTTGTGGTTGCACCCACAATTGAACTTGTCCAGCAATGGAGGGACAAGCTTTCCAGGACATTCGGCGTAAAAGTTGGGCAGATTGGTGGAGGAGAGAAGGATATAGAGGATATTTCAGTTAGCACATATGATTCCGCCTACCTGATGGCAGAATCCCTGGGAAACAGATTCAGGTTCCTGCTTGTGGACGAGGTGCATCATCTTGCATCGGAACGTTATCTGGAAATAGCGAAAATGTACGCTTCCCCTTACAGGATGGGATTGACCGCGACATACGAAAGAACGGACATGCTGCACGAGAATCTGGAGGAGGTGATGGGTGGAAAGATCTTTGAACTGGGATATGAGGAACTTACGGAGTACCTCTCAGATTATGATATAATAAGGATACCCGTAGATCTTGAACCAGAGGAGGAGGAAGAATATGAAAGGAACCGGAATATATTCATCAGTTATCTCAGGCGCCATCGCATAACGCTCAGGGGTCCGTGGGATTTTGAAAAGTTCATCCTCTCTTCGTGGAATCCTGAGGGCCGGGAGGCACTTCTTGCCTGGCGAACGGCCAGGGAAATTGCATTCAACGCCCGGGTTAAGGTCGATACGGTCAGGTATGTCCTTTCAAAGCACAGGAACCAGAAGACCATCATCTTTTCAGAGGATACTGACACAGCCTACATGATATCCAAGGAGTGCCTGATTCCATGCATAACGTATCTGACTCCCGGGCCGGAGCGGAAGGAATATCTGGAAATGTTCAAAGCAGGGAGGGTTACGGCACTGGCCACTTCCAGGGTTCTTGACGAAGGTATAGACGTGCCGGATGCCAGCGTTGGGATTGTCCTGAGCGGATCAGGCAGCACCCGGCAGTTCAGGCAGAGGCTCGGAAGATTGCTCCGCCCATCCGGTGAAAAACATTCTGTGCTATACGAGATCGTTGCCAAGGGCACTTCAGAGTATGGAACTTCCAAAAGGAGGCGAAAAGGTGTTCCCAGTTCAACTGATGACAGTTCGCAAAAGTAA
- a CDS encoding DUF790 family protein, protein MFPVQLMTVRKSKNGVVRSVFLTSENSNYATSVIDLFHKSLGKRRKEIENEIKLLELKSQNPKIVRGLALLMFRLSRLDPPSFLDPMKVRKAIFSSARTPPVAPEERDDLIARIAAEMDVSPSEISKAMYADKEDEQILVSVPDITPDDLSARYNLEQVETVMLKTSSIVITTTMNHARFERRIRSLGLLYRISDENGIYRIEVSGPLSIIEHSDRYGSRIAMLMRYLFHYSDWQVQATVKLKNGDEKSDYSYFLDDAAVELLTSREPTHESGKDRILSETPSPIKVAGKAIFPDYSVAINDTTVSIFITRPNYFGEDQAMVTGIAREGHQAELFCILEKGEKCPPGAHCFRDELDRHAVVDYLKARLTKREVPAKPAERPEEKPTHVNQDVPEKVLQHLHSLYPDSQAMVDYLEFMGFDPSEALQKAGFTIKWKGLRIIVE, encoded by the coding sequence GTGTTCCCAGTTCAACTGATGACAGTTCGCAAAAGTAAGAACGGTGTGGTGAGGTCCGTATTTCTGACCAGCGAGAACAGCAATTATGCCACGTCCGTTATTGATCTGTTTCACAAATCCCTTGGAAAAAGAAGAAAGGAAATCGAGAATGAGATAAAGCTCCTGGAGCTGAAGTCACAGAACCCCAAGATTGTCAGGGGGCTGGCACTTCTCATGTTCAGACTGTCCCGGTTGGATCCGCCCTCGTTCCTGGATCCGATGAAGGTGAGAAAAGCAATCTTCTCCAGTGCCAGAACACCACCGGTTGCTCCAGAGGAAAGAGACGACCTCATTGCCCGGATTGCTGCTGAGATGGATGTTTCCCCCAGTGAGATCTCAAAGGCAATGTATGCAGACAAGGAGGATGAGCAGATCCTTGTTTCGGTGCCGGATATCACGCCAGATGATCTGTCGGCAAGATACAATCTTGAGCAGGTTGAAACCGTGATGCTCAAGACATCCTCAATCGTCATCACAACAACAATGAACCATGCAAGATTTGAGAGGCGCATTCGGAGCCTAGGCCTGCTTTACAGGATCAGTGATGAGAACGGAATTTACAGGATCGAAGTCAGCGGGCCACTGTCCATCATTGAGCACAGCGACAGGTACGGATCACGGATTGCCATGTTGATGAGATATCTCTTCCATTATTCCGACTGGCAGGTGCAGGCCACCGTGAAGCTCAAGAACGGCGACGAGAAATCGGACTACTCATATTTCCTTGACGATGCTGCGGTAGAACTCCTGACATCACGTGAACCCACCCATGAATCGGGGAAAGATCGTATACTGTCTGAAACCCCGTCTCCCATAAAGGTCGCAGGCAAAGCCATCTTTCCGGATTATTCCGTTGCAATCAATGATACAACAGTATCAATATTCATCACACGCCCCAATTACTTCGGTGAGGATCAGGCAATGGTAACAGGAATTGCCAGGGAAGGCCATCAGGCTGAGCTGTTCTGCATACTGGAGAAGGGAGAGAAGTGCCCTCCAGGTGCCCACTGCTTCAGGGATGAGCTGGACCGGCATGCAGTGGTGGACTACCTGAAAGCCAGGCTTACGAAGCGTGAGGTCCCAGCAAAACCCGCAGAAAGGCCAGAAGAGAAGCCTACCCACGTGAATCAGGATGTACCTGAGAAAGTCCTGCAGCACCTGCATTCACTGTACCCGGATTCCCAGGCCATGGTTGACTACCTTGAATTCATGGGCTTCGACCCTTCCGAGGCACTGCAGAAGGCAGGGTTCACCATAAAGTGGAAAGGGCTGCGCATAATTGTTGAATGA
- a CDS encoding acyl-CoA dehydrogenase family protein: MRFDFSRIFLSSNVNFYSDDGPMQRVLEFLKYRGRDELSSLGKYVSSEMVEEAMFIDHYSKPVLQTWDVLDERMDGVWISPSHVHVIDRLQSFGVISRPILEKDLMHHFISGYLISDSGLFCTLTLTMQTAYALQKYGNDHVRNTYLNRFISHENPWLGATYYTEIQGGSDLGANRTVAVPDGDAWRITGSDKYFASNSGLADASVVTARIQGAPQGAKGISTFFVPALDSNGNPNYRIRRLKDKLGTIAVPTGEVELDHSEGYLLGDLQTGIYIAMEILTVSRIDDAIAAVGIARKALWEAYRYAQKREAFGKALSNHPLVQRDLVEMEAEVEASMAISILSASLFSGVWDVRPPYSREYHFARTLSHMAKNLASWSSDYVTRYAMELLGGKGFLHEFPIEKFHRDSIVTSIWEGTSNIQALDLLEVLLKKDVLKDLREYLSKLLEEISDKDIRSTMDDMVRDSFSRAANYLSSEQREFYAKDVLDLLATTTASVLLYAVAFKTGDTGMRMIATVYRWKHFDPERKEPEIYKFALKHMEWMAHSSP; encoded by the coding sequence ATGAGGTTTGACTTTTCGCGTATATTCCTGAGCAGCAACGTGAACTTTTATTCGGACGATGGACCCATGCAGAGGGTACTTGAGTTTCTGAAATACAGAGGAAGAGATGAACTGAGCTCCCTTGGAAAATATGTATCCAGTGAAATGGTGGAAGAAGCCATGTTCATTGATCATTATTCCAAGCCTGTCCTGCAGACGTGGGATGTGCTTGACGAAAGGATGGATGGCGTATGGATATCGCCGTCACATGTGCATGTGATAGATCGGCTTCAGTCATTCGGTGTGATTTCCAGGCCCATACTGGAGAAGGACCTCATGCATCACTTCATTTCCGGGTACCTCATTTCCGATTCCGGGCTTTTCTGCACCCTGACACTGACAATGCAGACAGCCTATGCACTGCAAAAATATGGCAATGACCATGTCAGGAATACCTATCTGAACAGGTTCATTTCCCATGAAAACCCCTGGCTTGGCGCAACATACTACACTGAAATACAGGGAGGCAGTGATCTTGGTGCCAACAGAACCGTTGCTGTTCCCGATGGAGATGCGTGGAGAATAACCGGATCAGACAAGTATTTTGCAAGCAACTCCGGCCTGGCAGATGCTTCAGTGGTGACAGCCAGAATCCAGGGGGCACCACAGGGTGCCAAGGGAATATCCACATTCTTTGTCCCAGCCCTGGATTCCAACGGAAACCCAAACTACAGGATACGCAGGCTGAAGGACAAGCTTGGCACAATTGCCGTTCCCACAGGCGAGGTGGAACTGGATCATTCGGAAGGGTACCTTCTTGGTGACCTGCAGACTGGCATATACATCGCAATGGAAATTCTCACAGTTTCAAGGATAGATGATGCAATCGCAGCTGTTGGCATTGCCAGGAAAGCACTCTGGGAAGCTTACAGATATGCCCAGAAACGGGAAGCCTTCGGAAAGGCACTGAGCAATCACCCGCTGGTGCAGAGGGATCTTGTTGAAATGGAGGCGGAAGTCGAGGCATCCATGGCAATCTCCATCCTTTCAGCCAGCCTTTTCTCCGGCGTATGGGATGTCAGGCCACCTTATTCAAGGGAATATCATTTTGCAAGGACACTTTCACACATGGCAAAGAACCTTGCCTCATGGTCCAGTGATTATGTAACAAGATACGCCATGGAACTTCTTGGAGGCAAGGGATTCCTGCATGAATTTCCCATTGAGAAGTTCCACAGGGATTCAATTGTTACATCCATATGGGAAGGGACAAGCAATATACAGGCTCTGGATCTTCTTGAGGTGCTCCTGAAGAAGGATGTGCTGAAGGATCTCCGGGAATACCTGTCAAAGTTGCTTGAGGAAATCAGTGATAAGGACATCCGATCCACAATGGACGATATGGTCAGGGATTCATTCAGCAGAGCCGCAAATTACCTCTCTTCAGAACAGAGGGAGTTTTATGCAAAAGATGTACTTGATCTGCTGGCAACCACAACTGCTTCAGTGCTGCTGTACGCAGTGGCATTCAAGACAGGCGATACAGGCATGAGGATGATTGCAACAGTCTACAGGTGGAAGCACTTTGACCCGGAACGAAAGGAACCGGAAATCTATAAATTCGCACTGAAGCACATGGAATGGATGGCACATAGTTCCCCATAA
- the menC gene encoding o-succinylbenzoate synthase: MELKLYNIRIPFLYPFTTSFGTESARDAIILELIDGDITAYSECVTSTNPDYGYEDNQTSIHLIRDVFSPMMKDLPTPQEFNSRARKIKGDNMARAALEMLLWDYHSKISGKPLDKFMGGSKEHIEVGLSVGMDTMDKMAGRIDDALKMGYKRIKVKIEKGREKEILGGIRDRFPDIVLTADANSSYTMKDMDLLLSIDRYELQYLEQPLNFDDLVYHSRLAREMSTPICLDESITSPEKAEKAMEIGACSVINIKPGRIGGLTDSLEVARICREHGGHVWVGGMLETGIGRSFNVAMACNSNVDYPGDTAPNSRYFKKDIVTNPFKMDRGRIKPNTKPGIGVEIDFQEFTRRMESAIRIF, encoded by the coding sequence ATGGAACTCAAGCTCTACAATATCAGGATACCTTTCCTGTACCCGTTCACGACAAGTTTTGGAACTGAATCCGCCAGGGATGCCATCATACTTGAGCTCATTGATGGCGATATCACTGCATATTCTGAATGCGTCACGTCAACAAATCCCGATTACGGCTACGAGGACAACCAGACCTCCATTCACCTCATTAGGGATGTCTTCAGCCCCATGATGAAGGATCTCCCCACGCCTCAGGAATTCAATTCAAGGGCAAGGAAAATCAAGGGAGACAACATGGCACGTGCAGCACTGGAAATGCTCCTGTGGGATTATCACTCCAAAATTTCTGGAAAACCTCTGGACAAATTCATGGGTGGCTCCAAGGAACATATTGAGGTGGGCCTTTCCGTGGGAATGGATACCATGGATAAAATGGCCGGCAGGATAGATGATGCCCTGAAGATGGGGTACAAGAGAATCAAGGTAAAGATTGAAAAAGGGCGGGAGAAGGAGATACTTGGGGGCATAAGGGACAGGTTCCCGGATATTGTCCTCACAGCGGATGCCAATAGCTCATACACAATGAAGGATATGGATCTGCTGCTATCCATAGACCGGTATGAACTGCAATACCTTGAGCAGCCGCTGAATTTCGATGATCTTGTCTACCATTCACGGCTGGCCAGGGAGATGTCAACACCAATATGCCTTGACGAATCCATAACATCACCTGAAAAGGCGGAGAAGGCCATGGAAATTGGTGCATGCAGTGTCATAAACATCAAGCCTGGAAGAATAGGCGGCCTGACTGATTCACTTGAGGTTGCACGGATCTGCAGGGAGCATGGCGGCCATGTGTGGGTTGGAGGCATGCTTGAGACTGGAATCGGCAGGAGCTTCAATGTGGCCATGGCGTGCAACAGTAATGTGGACTATCCCGGAGATACGGCACCAAATTCAAGGTATTTTAAGAAAGACATTGTCACGAATCCATTCAAAATGGACAGGGGCCGCATAAAGCCAAATACCAAACCTGGCATTGGGGTGGAAATCGATTTTCAGGAATTCACAAGAAGGATGGAATCCGCCATCCGGATATTCTAG
- a CDS encoding stage II sporulation protein M, translating into MKGDGFFIRNGVLQLRRLFLVVFLVEIGIFIAISSLSIHNQVLLSAFKNEQQSIVTLSLPDMILEIFPHNLLVATIEFIPVIGQLFFLLSSIETSIIISIEGTSLHTSGLVVFFSLAILPHTWLELPSYAVATSTSIYLIYLLAKRGQILHSNIMKVVYMYLFVVLELAIAGTFESTEIYMSRIYASPYNIEYPLMLWIAAVPVIYLLIRLYRRIDRDEYDRKIKNKPEDFTQF; encoded by the coding sequence ATGAAGGGAGACGGTTTCTTCATCAGGAACGGGGTTCTTCAGCTGAGGCGTCTGTTCCTGGTTGTTTTCCTGGTGGAGATTGGCATATTCATTGCCATATCTTCCCTCTCGATTCATAATCAGGTACTGCTAAGTGCCTTCAAGAATGAGCAACAATCCATTGTCACACTCAGCCTGCCTGACATGATTCTGGAAATTTTCCCCCACAATCTTCTGGTTGCCACCATTGAATTCATTCCGGTCATTGGGCAGCTTTTCTTCCTTCTTTCAAGCATCGAGACATCCATAATAATATCAATTGAGGGGACAAGTCTCCATACATCGGGACTTGTGGTCTTTTTCAGCCTTGCCATACTTCCGCACACATGGCTGGAACTGCCCTCATATGCTGTGGCCACAAGCACAAGCATCTACCTCATCTATCTCCTTGCAAAGAGGGGACAGATTCTTCACTCCAATATCATGAAGGTTGTCTACATGTACCTGTTTGTGGTACTTGAACTGGCAATTGCCGGCACATTTGAATCAACAGAAATATACATGTCCAGGATTTACGCCAGTCCCTACAATATTGAATATCCCCTGATGCTTTGGATTGCCGCAGTGCCTGTTATCTACCTACTAATAAGGCTGTACCGCCGCATTGACAGGGATGAATATGACAGAAAAATTAAGAACAAACCAGAGGATTTCACGCAGTTCTGA
- a CDS encoding D-sedoheptulose 7-phosphate isomerase, with amino-acid sequence MYQDFSLEEYIKAGMEARSKINPGQIRRIASRIVDSIEKRGKLVTFGNGGSAADAQHFVAELTGHFSFERRPLAALCLNTNVSSVTAIANDYSYDEIFSRQVDALVKSGDIVIGITTSGNSPNVINGINAARKLGAYTIAMTGKSGGKIKSLCSEVVNVESDDTPIIQEMHIAIIHMICLEIDRMIVKENDGKKN; translated from the coding sequence ATGTATCAGGACTTCTCACTTGAAGAATATATCAAGGCAGGCATGGAAGCGAGATCTAAGATCAACCCCGGACAGATCAGAAGAATCGCCAGTAGAATTGTTGATTCCATTGAAAAGAGGGGAAAGCTTGTGACATTTGGAAACGGTGGATCAGCCGCAGACGCCCAGCATTTTGTTGCAGAATTGACAGGTCACTTCTCCTTTGAAAGAAGACCGCTGGCCGCCCTATGCCTCAATACAAACGTTTCATCCGTTACGGCAATAGCAAACGACTACAGTTATGATGAGATTTTCTCCAGGCAGGTGGACGCTCTGGTAAAGTCCGGCGATATTGTTATTGGCATAACAACTTCAGGAAATTCGCCAAATGTAATTAACGGAATCAACGCCGCCAGGAAGCTGGGGGCATACACCATCGCCATGACGGGAAAATCTGGGGGAAAAATCAAGTCTCTATGCAGCGAGGTTGTGAATGTGGAATCTGATGACACTCCCATAATACAGGAGATGCACATAGCCATAATTCACATGATATGCCTGGAAATAGACAGGATGATAGTAAAAGAAAATGATGGTAAAAAGAATTAG